Below is a window of Streptomyces qaidamensis DNA.
CGCCGACCTCTACTACCGCGACCGCTTCGACGGGCTCGGCATCGGCTACTACGGACACCGCCCGATGCCGATCTCAGCCGACGACATCCTCTCCGTGGACGAGTCCGACGCGATGCCCTCCGTCCTGAAGTTCACCGAAGAGGACTTCGAGAAGGCCTGGACCGAGACGCAGTCACTCCTGCCCGCGACGAAGGACGCCAAGGTCGAGGAAGGCATCAACGGCCTGTTCTCCTTCACCACCGACGGCCTGCCCCTGCTCGGCGAATCCCCCGACGTCAAGGGCTTCTGGGTCGCCGAGGCCGTCTGGGTCACGCACTCCGCCGGCGTCGGGCGGGCCATGGCCGAGTGGCTGGTCGACGGCTACTGCTCCTCCTTCGACCTGCACGAGTGCGACGTCAACCGCTTCGAACCGCACCAGCTCTCGCCGGAGTACGTGCTGGCCCGCGACTGCCAGAACTTCGTCGAGGTCTACGACATCCTCCACCCCCTCCAGCCGTCGGGGGACCCGCGCCCGATCCGCACCAGCCCGTTCCACACCCGCCAGCAGGAGCTGGGCGCCTTCTTCCTGGAGGCGAACGGCTGGGAGCGGCCCCAGTGGTACGAGGCCAACGCCGGCCTGGTCGAAGGCCGTTCCATCGTCACCCCCAACGACTGGGCCGCGCGGTACTGGTCGCCCATCGTCGCCGCCGAGGCCCAGACCACCCGAGAGACCGTCGCCATGTACGACATGACGGCCCTCAAGCGGCTGGAGGTCAGCGGGCGCGGCGCCGGCGAGTTCCTGGAGCGGCTGTGCACCGGCAAGGTCGCCAAGTCCGTCGGCTCGGTGACGTACACGCTGCTCCTCGACCACGACGGCGGCATCCGCAGCGACGTCACCGTCGCCCGGCTGGCTCCCGACCTCTTCCAGGTCGGCGCCAACGGCAACCTGGACCTCGACTGGTTCACCCGGCACCTCCCCGCCGACGGCACGGTCCAGGTGCGTGACATCACCCCCGGCACCTGCTGCATCGGCCTGTGGGGGCCGCGCGCCCGCGACGTCCTCCAGCCGCTCACCGACGCCGACTTCTCGGCGACCGGCCTGAAGTACTTCCGCGCCCAGCGCGCCCACATCGGCTCCGTGCCCGTCACCGCGATGCGCCTGTCGTACGTCGGCGAGCTCGGCTGGGAGCTGTACACCACCGCGGACCTGGGCCAGAAGCTGTGGGACACGCTGTGGCGGGCGGCCGAGCCGCTGGGCGGGATCGCGGCCGGGCGGGGCGCGTTCAACAGTCTCCGCCTGGAGAAGGGCTACCGGTCCTTCGGCACGGACATGACGTACGAACACGACCCGTACGAGGCCGGCGTCGGCTTCGCCGTGAAGCTCGACAAGGACGACTTCGTCGGAAAGGCGGCGCTGGAGCGGCGCAAGGCCGATGTACGGCGGAAGCTGACCTGTCTCACGATCGACGACCCCGAGGCCGTCGTCATGGGCAAGGAGCCGGTGTACGACGGGGACTGTGCGGTGGGGTACGTCACCAGTGCGGCTTATGGCTACACGATCGGCAAGGGCATCGCCTATGCGTGGCTGCCGGTGGAGCTGGCCGCTCCGGGGACCGTTGTGCACATCGGGTACTTCGACCAGTCCGTCGAGGCGGTCGTGGCTGAGGAGCCCTTGTTCGATCCGACGATGTCGCGGCTTCGTGGCTGAGTCGTCGTCTGCGAGTGCGTCGTGGCTCGTCGCGCAGTTCCCCGCGCCCCTCAAAGGGGTGTTCGGCTACACCCTCGTTGGAAGGAACCCTTGAGGTGACTGCACAACTCCTCGACGGCAAGGCGACCGCAGCCGCCATCCGGCGTGAACTCGCCGAGCGCGTCGCCAAGCTGACCGCGACCACCGGCCGGGCACCGGGACTGGGGACCGTCCTGGTCGGTGACGACCCCGGCAGCCACGCCTACGTCGGCGGCAAGCACCGGGACTGCGCCCAGGTGGGGATCGCCTCCATTCGGCGGGAGCTGCCCTCCGACGCCTCTCAGGAGCAGGTCGAGGAGACGATCGACGAGCTCAACGCCGACCCCGCCTGCACCGGCTACATCGTCCAGCTCCCGCTGCCCCGTCCCCTGGACGCCAATGCCGTGCTGGAGCGCATGGACCCGGCCAAGGACGCCGACGGACTGCACCCCGTCAACCTCGGCCGCCTCGTCCTCGGTGTCGAGGCGCCGCTGCCGTGCACCCCGCGCGGCATCGTCGAACTGCTCCGCCGTCACGACGTGCCGCTCGCCGGAGCGCGGGTGTGTGTGATCGGGCGGGGCATCACGGTCGGGCGGCCGATCGGGCTCCTGCTCACCCGCCGCTCCGAGAACGCCACCGTCACCCTCTGCCACACCGCAACCAAGGGCCTGGCCTGGCACGTACGCGAGGCGGACATCGTCGTCGCGGCCGCCGGCTCGCCCGGACTGATCACCAAGGACATGCTGCGCCCCGGCGCGGCCGTCCTGGACGTCGGCATCACCCGCACCGACCAGGGCCTGGTCGGAGACATCCACCCGGACGCCGCCCAGGTCGCCGGATGGCTGGCGCCGATGCCCGGGGGCGTGGGCCCCATGACCCGTGCCATGTTGCTCGCCAATGTCGTCGAGGCCGCCGAGAGGAACGCGAACGCCGTATGAACGCGCTGAACACCCCCCTGGCGGAGCTGGACCCCGAGGTCCACGCCGCGCTCCGCGCCGAGCTGCACCGCCAGCAGTCCACCCTGGAGATGATCGCCTCCGAGAACTTCGCGCCCTCCGCCGTGATGGAGGCCCAGGGGTCGGTCGCGACCAACAAGTACGCCGAGGGCTACCCGGGCCGCCGCTACTACGGGGGCTGCGAACACGTCGACGTCACCGAGCGGCTGGCCATCGAGCGTGTCAAGTCCCTGTTCGGCGCCGGCTTCGCCAACGTCCAGCCGCACTCGGGCGCCCAGGCGAACACCGCGGTCTTCTTCGCCCTGCTCCAGCCCGGCGACACCGTCCTCGGCCTCGACCTCGCGCACGGCGGGCACCTCACGCACGGCATGCGCATCAACTACAGCGGCAAGATGCTCAACGTCGTGCCGTACCACGTGTCCGAGGCGGACAACCTCGTCGACATGGACGAGGTCGGGCGGCTGGCCAAGGAGCACCGCCCCAAGATGATCATCGCGGGCTGGTCGGCGTACCCCAGGCAGCTGGACTTCGCGGCCTTCCGCAGGATCGCCGACGAGGTGGGCGCCCTGCTGATGGTCGACATGGCGCACTTCGCCGGGCTGGTGGCGGCAGGACTGCACCCGAGTCCCGTACCGCACGCCCACGTCACGACCACGACGACGCACAAGACCCTCGGCGGTCCGCGCGGCGGCGTCATCCTCACCAACGAGGCAGACCTCGCCAAGAAGATCAACTCTGCGGTGTTCCCCGGCATGCAGGGCGGCCCCCTGGAACACGTCATCGCCGCCAAGGCGGTGTCGTTCAAGGTCGCCGCGACACCGGAGTTCGCCGAACGCCAGGCCCGGACGCTCGCGGGGTCCCGCATCCTCGCCGAACGCCTCACCCGGCCGGACGCGGCAGCCGCCGGAGTCAAGGTGCTGACCGGCGGCACGGACGTCCACCTCGTCCTGGTCGACCTGCGCGACTCCGAGCTGGACGGCCGCCAGGCCGAGGACCTGCTCCACGAGATCGGCATCACCGTCAACCGCAACGCCGTGCCCTTCGACCCGCGCCCGCCCATGGTCACCTCGGGCCTGCGCATCGGCACCCCCGCCCTGGCCACCCGCGGCTTCACCGAGGAGGACTTCGCCGAGGTCGCGGACGTCATCGCCCTCGCCCTCCAGCGGGCACCGGACGTGGCCGCCCTGCGCGCCCGCACCGAGGCCCTGGCCGCCAAGCACCCGCTCTACCCGCACCTGTCCGAGGACGGAGACGCCCGATGAGCCCCCGCACCCCCGGCGCCGAGCTCCCCGAACACCCCGACTGGCTGTGGCGCAACCCCGAGCCCAAGCGCTCCTACGACGTCGTCGTCGTGGGCGGCGGCGGACACGGCCTGGCCACCGCCCACTACCTGGCGAAGAACCACGGCATCACCAACGTCGCCGTGCTGGAGAAGGGCTGGCTGGCGGGCGGCAACATGGCCCGCAACACCACGATCATCCGCTCCAACTACCTCTGGGACGAGAGCGCGGGCATCTACGAGCACGCCCTCAAACTGTGGGAGGGCCTGGCGGACGAGCTCGACTACCCGATCCTCTTCTCCCAGCGCGGCGTCCTGAACCTCGCCCACAGTCTCCAGGACGTCCGCGACAGCGTGCGCCGCGTCGAGGCCAACCGCCTCAACGGCGTGGACGCCGAGTGGCTCGACGCGGACGGCGTCAAGGACGTCTGCCCGATCGTCAACATCTCCCCGGACGTGCGCTACCCCGTCCTGGGCGCCACCTACCAGCCGCGCGCGGGCATCGCCAAGCACGACCACGTGGCGTGGGGCCTGGCCCGCTCCGCCGACGCCGCCGGGATCGACATCATCCAGAACTGCGAGGTGACCGGCCTCGACGTCGTCGGCAACCGGGTGGTGGGAGTCCAGACCACCCGGGGCCCGATCGTCGCGGGCAAGGTCGCGCTCTGCTCGGCGGGCCACACCTCGGTCCTGGCGGCCATGGCGGGCATCGACCTCCCCGTGCAGAGCCATCCCCTGCAGGCGCTCGTGTCGGAGCTGCTGGAACCGGTCCACCCGACAGTCGTCATGTCCAACGCGGTCCACGTGTACGTCAGTCAGGCGCACAAGGGCGAGCTGGTGATGGGCGCCGGCATCGACGCGTACAACTCCTACACCCAGCGCGGCGCCTTCCACATCATCGAAGAGCAGATGGCGGCGGCCCTGGAACTCTTCCCGGTCTTCGCCCGCGCCCACGTCCTGCGCACCTGGGGCGGCATCGTCGACGTCAGTCCCGACGCCTCACCGATCATCGGCCTCAGTCCGGTCGACAACCTCTACCTCAACTGCGGCTGGGGAACCGGCGGTTTCAAGGCCACCCCCGGTGTCGGCTGGGTCTACGCCCACACCATCGCCCACGACACACCGCATCCGCTGAACGCCCCCTTCTCGCTCGACCGTTTCACCACCGGCGCGCTCGTCGACGAGCACGGCGCGGCCGCGGTGGCCCACTAGGACCACTGGAAGCTTTGGGAGCCGATCCATGCTGCTGATCCCCTGCCCGTGGTGCGGACCTCGCGACGAGGCCGAGTTCCACTACGGCGGCCAGGCCCATGTGCCGTACCCGGAGGCCCCGGCGTCCCTCACCGACGAGGAGTGGGCCCGCTACCTCTTCTTCCGCGACAACCCCAGGGGCCCCTTCGCCGAGCGCTGGACCCACACCGCGGGCTGCCGCCGCTGGTTCAACGCCGTCCGGGACACGTCGACGAACGAGATCCTCACGGTGTACCGGGCGGGGGAGGAGCGCCCGGAGACGGTTGAGCCGCGTTCGGTCACTCTGCAGCCGCGTCCAGCAATTCCAGCCCGTCCGGCGCTTGAGGACGAGGCCGTCCAGGCCGATACGGGGGTCTGGGAACAGAGCCCCCAGTGGGGTCCGGGGGCAGAGCCCCTGGTTTCGGGAAGGGGCGGGGCGGGGGAGAACAACCAGCCCTTCCGCCACCCCACCCGCGGCCGCATCCACCGCGACGAACCCCTCACCTTCACCTTCGACGGCACCGAATACCAGGGCTGCAAAGGCGACACCCTCGCCTCCGCCCTCCTCGCCAACGGCGTCATCCAGACCGGCACCAGCATCAAACTGGGCCGCCCCCGCGGCATCTTCTCGGCCGGCGTCGAGGAACCCAACGCGGTCATCCAGATCGAGGAACCGTTCCCCGAGCCCATGCTCCCGGCCACCACCGTCGAGCTCTACGACGGCCTCGTCGCGACCAGCCTCCCCGGCCAGGGCCGCCTCGCCACCGAACCGGACCCGGCCCGCTACGACGCCGTGCACACCCACTGCGACCTCCTGGTCGTCGGTGCCGGCCCCGCCGGCCTCGCCGCAGCGGCGGCCGCCGCCCGCTCCGGCGCCCGCGTCATCCTCGCCGACGACCAGCCGGACCCCGGCGGAAGCCTCCTCGGCACCGGCGAACTCCTCGACTGGGTGGCCGCGACGACCGCCCGGCTCGACGCCGCCCCGGACGTACGTGTCCTGCGCCGCACCACGGTCTTCGGCTACTACGACGACAACCACCTGCTCGCCGTCGAGCGCCGCACCGACCACCTCGGCGCCGCGGCTCCCGGCAAGGTCTCCCGGGAACGCGTCCACCGCATCCGG
It encodes the following:
- a CDS encoding GcvT family protein, yielding MAGPRVVIIGAGVVGAALADEISARGWTEVTVVDQGPLPATGGSSSHAPGLVFQTNPSKTMTEMARYTVEKFCSLDVDGQPCFLQVGGLEVATSPERVTELQRRHGWLASWGIESRLLTTEECVAQHPLVDPDKVLAGLHVPTDGLAKAVLAVEAQIRRATERGVRFLARHEVLDVRQAEGEVTGVLTDQGEIPADIVVCCAGIWGPKIARMAGMNLPLTPLAHQLAWTGPVPALAGQTEEAVRPILRHQDADLYYRDRFDGLGIGYYGHRPMPISADDILSVDESDAMPSVLKFTEEDFEKAWTETQSLLPATKDAKVEEGINGLFSFTTDGLPLLGESPDVKGFWVAEAVWVTHSAGVGRAMAEWLVDGYCSSFDLHECDVNRFEPHQLSPEYVLARDCQNFVEVYDILHPLQPSGDPRPIRTSPFHTRQQELGAFFLEANGWERPQWYEANAGLVEGRSIVTPNDWAARYWSPIVAAEAQTTRETVAMYDMTALKRLEVSGRGAGEFLERLCTGKVAKSVGSVTYTLLLDHDGGIRSDVTVARLAPDLFQVGANGNLDLDWFTRHLPADGTVQVRDITPGTCCIGLWGPRARDVLQPLTDADFSATGLKYFRAQRAHIGSVPVTAMRLSYVGELGWELYTTADLGQKLWDTLWRAAEPLGGIAAGRGAFNSLRLEKGYRSFGTDMTYEHDPYEAGVGFAVKLDKDDFVGKAALERRKADVRRKLTCLTIDDPEAVVMGKEPVYDGDCAVGYVTSAAYGYTIGKGIAYAWLPVELAAPGTVVHIGYFDQSVEAVVAEEPLFDPTMSRLRG
- a CDS encoding bifunctional methylenetetrahydrofolate dehydrogenase/methenyltetrahydrofolate cyclohydrolase, whose amino-acid sequence is MTAQLLDGKATAAAIRRELAERVAKLTATTGRAPGLGTVLVGDDPGSHAYVGGKHRDCAQVGIASIRRELPSDASQEQVEETIDELNADPACTGYIVQLPLPRPLDANAVLERMDPAKDADGLHPVNLGRLVLGVEAPLPCTPRGIVELLRRHDVPLAGARVCVIGRGITVGRPIGLLLTRRSENATVTLCHTATKGLAWHVREADIVVAAAGSPGLITKDMLRPGAAVLDVGITRTDQGLVGDIHPDAAQVAGWLAPMPGGVGPMTRAMLLANVVEAAERNANAV
- the glyA gene encoding serine hydroxymethyltransferase, translating into MNALNTPLAELDPEVHAALRAELHRQQSTLEMIASENFAPSAVMEAQGSVATNKYAEGYPGRRYYGGCEHVDVTERLAIERVKSLFGAGFANVQPHSGAQANTAVFFALLQPGDTVLGLDLAHGGHLTHGMRINYSGKMLNVVPYHVSEADNLVDMDEVGRLAKEHRPKMIIAGWSAYPRQLDFAAFRRIADEVGALLMVDMAHFAGLVAAGLHPSPVPHAHVTTTTTHKTLGGPRGGVILTNEADLAKKINSAVFPGMQGGPLEHVIAAKAVSFKVAATPEFAERQARTLAGSRILAERLTRPDAAAAGVKVLTGGTDVHLVLVDLRDSELDGRQAEDLLHEIGITVNRNAVPFDPRPPMVTSGLRIGTPALATRGFTEEDFAEVADVIALALQRAPDVAALRARTEALAAKHPLYPHLSEDGDAR
- a CDS encoding sarcosine oxidase subunit beta family protein produces the protein MSPRTPGAELPEHPDWLWRNPEPKRSYDVVVVGGGGHGLATAHYLAKNHGITNVAVLEKGWLAGGNMARNTTIIRSNYLWDESAGIYEHALKLWEGLADELDYPILFSQRGVLNLAHSLQDVRDSVRRVEANRLNGVDAEWLDADGVKDVCPIVNISPDVRYPVLGATYQPRAGIAKHDHVAWGLARSADAAGIDIIQNCEVTGLDVVGNRVVGVQTTRGPIVAGKVALCSAGHTSVLAAMAGIDLPVQSHPLQALVSELLEPVHPTVVMSNAVHVYVSQAHKGELVMGAGIDAYNSYTQRGAFHIIEEQMAAALELFPVFARAHVLRTWGGIVDVSPDASPIIGLSPVDNLYLNCGWGTGGFKATPGVGWVYAHTIAHDTPHPLNAPFSLDRFTTGALVDEHGAAAVAH